From the Helianthus annuus cultivar XRQ/B chromosome 17, HanXRQr2.0-SUNRISE, whole genome shotgun sequence genome, the window tgtcataaattaaattgggTGGTTATCATAtgccataattataacttaaaaagagaataacataagattttataattaaaatgtaactatattatatacatttgtgtttttttttagtAAACATTTAAATTTAATATACTAATTTGCAGAAAAAAGAAATTATAAAAACGGGTTGAACAGGTTGTGTTTGGGTCAACCCACGAATATTCGGGTCATGTCCAGGTTCATACGTATGACACGATTTTCGGGTTTGGGTCGGAGCCGGGTTCGTCTAAAATTTtcaggttcgggtcgggttggacCCGCCAACCCACGAACACggcccgtttagcacccctaccCCTATTATGGACTAGCACAACCCAAACCTGGTTTAAGTTTTTACCCGTTATACAACCCACCCATCAATATAAATTTATCTAAAAAATTAAGCTCACAATTGATGCGTAAGACACTTTTTTCGAATCTTCTTGGATGTTTGGAGGTTGCTCCCAAACAGAAGGTTGACTTTTCTTCTTTGGTTCAGCTGGAAGTGGTTTCTTTCCTTCTGATGACTCGGAAACCTTAACTTTAGTATCACTGTCCTCCTTTGTAGATGTAGACTTTTCAGTTTGATCCTTGTTGGCAGCATGCGCGGTCTCCATTGAGGAGTCTTTTGCTAAACAAACGAATAACTGGAATTATAAAATATAGGAGTGAAGTACACCTATAGTCCACGtggttttccaaaattttggatttggtccctagctttcaaAAGTACATGGATAGTCCTGGTGATTTGCAccttgtaacgcatttagtccccaactgttgccaaaagtacatggatggtccctgtggtttgcacttggTAATGCATTTGCAAACCATAGAAACCATCCGTGTACCTTTGGAAAGTTAGGgatcaaatccaaaattttaaaaaaccacagggactatccgtgtactttactctaaaagATAGTGATAATGAGACGGTGTTTGGTTGTGTGTTTTGAAAGTTATTATGTTGTCAAAAATGTATTTGGATTTGATTCCGTTGTTAAACGTTGATATAATTAAGCGATAAACATAAACTATTTCAGTTTTGGAATGTTCTGATtatttagaaagaaaaaaaaaagataacattAAAATCAAATAATCAGTTCTCGAACACGATCAAAGTACCTGTATCATCAGCTTGTTGCGCAGCCAGAGGATTTGCCACATCATCAAGGGAAGGTGAGCTTTCCGAAATGTTCTTGATTTCTATAAACTGAAGAAAATCATTGTGCACATAAAAGCCGCCGCCTTCTTGTGGGGCCAAGAAAAAAGTTTGAGCAAAGTTTCTTGACACGTGATCTTTGTCGATCAAATAGCCCGTTACTCCAACGATCACCGAATCCATTAATGAATCCTGAGCATGCAACGTGCTCAGATCGGGATTCCATTCCTTCACATTGGAAGCCATGATCTCATCATCAATACCCTGCTCCAAAACGTTCAATGGATAACTTTTGTATTATAACGTGCAATATTAAGTCAAATATGTTGTTGACCAAAGTTTTTTTTACCTGCTGTGTTGTTACTGATTTCATTGAACCATCGAGACATGGATGGGCTCGTACGCTTTGATCCTTGTAAAAGTTATGAGCCTCTTTAGGATTTCCTTGCAGAATTTTATAATATTGTGTCACGAAAGCATCGGCGACATCATGTGCAGAGTAGCGTTGATTCGCAACAGTTTCGGTTTCATGGGAGGACAAAGTTTGAGATTCCATAAAGTTATCTTTTTCCGtctctacaaaaaaaaaaaaaaagaaaagataaaacTAAGATTTAAGGAATATGTATTTTAAAATTTTCTAGTCCTTTTATAATCCAAATAAATCAAAAATCCCAGCAAGATGGGAAAGTAAAACCACATGCCAAATAATGAATGTAGTACGTCACGAGAAAAGCGACAATGCTAAACGTCACATACGAGTAAAACCACATGCCAAATAATATAAGTACGTCACGAGAAAAGCGACAATGCTAAACGTCACATACGTGGACAACAAAAATCATACGATACATCATTGTCGGCCGCCTACTAACATACTACCATATAAGTTCAAAAACATTACAAGTTGGTAGAGCTTCCAAAATGCATCCATCTAGTACAACATTAACCAACACTGAACATACACGTTGATAACTCATAACTCTCCATAATAGAATCAATCATGTAATACCGAAATTTTATATCttgaaaaaaattataaaatttggGAAAAATAAACATCTGAATTAACAATCTTACTCAACCAACATATTACTCATTCTCTATAAAATCAATCATGTAAAACCAAAATTCATATCTtgaacaaaaatacaaaaatttaGGGGAAAAAAACCTTTACCAATCTTACTCAACCAACATacgaaataaaaattacacttgAAATTTAACATCTTTATATAACTGATTAAAAAATTAAACCCTGATTATAAAATCTAGCCACATAAACCATACAACAAAATTAGTAAAACCATTTCTAAACCACCCAAAATCAAACCCCTAAATAATTTATTACGTATATCTCTCACACCATTAGAAAATTTACAGCAGAGTGACAGGTAAACAGGCAACAAGTTGCACCGCAATCCCCTTTTGTATAGCaaacaaaaatcaacaaaaaaattaTCCAAACAATCATTTTACACCAAACCAAAGTGTAAACAAACCACTTAACCAAACACTCCAAAACACCAAACAAAAACCACTCACCATCCCAAAACATCCAACACAAatcataaaatcaacaaaaaaaaatatcCAAACAATCAATTTATACATAACCGAAGCATAAACACCTTAGCCAAACACACCAAAACTCCAAACAACAACAAATCACCATCCCAAAACATCCAACACAAATCATAAAATCaacctaaaaaaaataaagagtaaattactttttgagtccttgtgttttagtggttttaaccatttgagtccacaATCAAAATGTTTAATGTTCTGAGTCCCTAAACGCTTTTTttataaccatttgagtccttttgagtccaaattttaaccttttgagaccaattttttaataaaactgGACTCAAAAAGTTATAAAATGAAGAAAATTgaactcaaaacgttataaaatgaacggttagggactcaggacgttaaactttttgattttggactcaagtggttaaaatcactaaaacacttggactcaaaaagtaatttactcaaaaataaaATCCAAACAATCAATTTATACAAAACCGAAGCGTAAACACCTTAACCAAACACTCCAAAAACATCCAACACAAatcataaaatcaacaaaacaccACTGCATGCCTTTACCTAACGATCAATCCAAACAATCACAAAACAAACCCTAACTTACACCTTACACACACCaacaataatcaacaaacaaacatatACAACTACTTCTCACGAACAAAAGCCCTAATTTAAACCACGTATACATCAAACAAACAGACAATCGGTGCATAAAACCTCAATGCATGCCGATTTTCAACGATAAGTCTCACCAACTTTTTTCACAAAATCATAAACAAGTAAACAAATAATAATCGATTGAAGCTAGCAAGCAAAAACATCGATCGAATAGCATTAATCGATTATTATTTGATTTGTTTCAATCGActgattaaataaataataataattataataatcgGATTGAATATTTGAatataaatgtataaatgtacCTCCGGTGAACCCTGATTTGAGACCACCGATTAGACAGCAGAGATTATTATTATAATGTATATGCGATATTCACTCTATATATTCTGTATTTAATATTATTCGGGGGGTATGATTCAGTGTTATTCGGGGTAGGGAAAAGGGGTTGAAGATGGACGAACGGACGGTGTGGATTAGTGACGTGTGGTAAGGGGAGTGAAGTAAGGGTGGGGTGCGATGTAGGGGAGTGGGGCTTGTGAGGGGGTGGGATCGGGTGCGGTGGGAATATGGATGGGGAGATGGAGATGGGTCTGGATTAGTGACACGTGGTGTATTGACGGCaggtttgacttttgttttggtGAGAGAGAATGGAGTGATGTTGACTGTTCCTGTTCCGGGCCGTAGTCGATCTTCCTCGTTAAGAGTGGTCAGCTTAAAGAATCATTTGGGTCTTTGTCTATTCATTTTTTTTCtaacttctttttttttaaacaactagaattacgacccgccgcaatgcggcggggattctttagttataactataTCGATTTAGGATAAGCACGTTATATTGAACccgtcaaacgggaaaaaaatagatgaTGTAAAaatgttcacccacacacgcacattgcgtcttgttaacttgc encodes:
- the LOC110923042 gene encoding nuclear transport factor 2, with the protein product MESQTLSSHETETVANQRYSAHDVADAFVTQYYKILQGNPKEAHNFYKDQSVRAHPCLDGSMKSVTTQQGIDDEIMASNVKEWNPDLSTLHAQDSLMDSVIVGVTGYLIDKDHVSRNFAQTFFLAPQEGGGFYVHNDFLQFIEIKNISESSPSLDDVANPLAAQQADDTAKDSSMETAHAANKDQTEKSTSTKEDSDTKVKVSESSEGKKPLPAEPKKKSQPSVWEQPPNIQEDSKKVSYASILAKEGAGPSTTQTSPSAAVKTMPKTEKRASTSSVVPKPSIIPNNGPSDGIYDVKSIRVKDLPPKLTQESLLEAVRQFGPVKEKNIQIKEYSQDGYRYAFVEFDNPKSAQTAVEARYIRFEDRVSEIQYKIIPNQGGHNNMGRPSYGRGGFKPESSWRRDGEGRGSGSWGNKHIDHENVGQHSGQAREYNQRRNRYFQDRQ